One genomic region from Arthrobacter sp. YN encodes:
- a CDS encoding LLM class flavin-dependent oxidoreductase, which produces MTVPLSILDLATIGKGQTAAESLAGSVAMAQKAEELGYRRVWYAEHHNMSAIASSATSVLIAHVAAHTKTIRLGAGGVMLPNHSPLTIAEQFGTLETLHPGRIDLGLGRAPGSDQNTMRALRRDHTSSDRFPQDVLELQGYLTGPTRIQGVEATPGKGTNVPLYILGSSLFGAQLAAQLGLPYAFASHFAPAALQDAVAVYRREFKPSDQLSEPHVIAGVNATAADSNAEAQAIHLAVKRARVSLFFGGGREFTDDEADMVLDSPQGQHIAQMMKFSAVGTKDVVRDYLDEFAAFADADELIVAHQSIGTEERLRSVELVAEVAGLVPA; this is translated from the coding sequence GTGACTGTTCCTCTTTCCATCCTCGACCTGGCGACCATCGGGAAGGGCCAGACGGCGGCGGAAAGCCTCGCGGGCAGCGTGGCCATGGCGCAGAAGGCCGAAGAGCTGGGCTACCGGCGGGTCTGGTACGCCGAGCACCACAACATGTCCGCCATCGCTTCCTCGGCCACGAGCGTGCTGATCGCGCACGTTGCCGCCCACACCAAGACCATTCGCCTCGGTGCCGGTGGCGTCATGCTGCCCAACCACTCGCCGCTGACCATCGCTGAGCAGTTCGGCACCTTGGAGACGCTGCACCCGGGACGGATCGACCTCGGACTGGGACGCGCGCCGGGCAGTGACCAGAACACCATGCGGGCACTGCGCCGTGACCACACGTCCTCGGACAGGTTCCCGCAGGACGTCCTGGAACTTCAGGGCTACCTCACCGGACCCACCCGCATCCAGGGTGTTGAAGCGACGCCGGGCAAGGGCACCAACGTGCCGCTCTACATCCTGGGATCCTCGCTGTTCGGCGCCCAGCTGGCCGCTCAGTTGGGCCTTCCCTACGCGTTTGCTTCACACTTTGCGCCGGCTGCACTGCAGGACGCAGTTGCCGTCTACCGACGCGAGTTCAAGCCTTCAGACCAGTTGTCGGAGCCCCATGTCATCGCGGGCGTAAACGCTACTGCCGCGGATTCCAACGCCGAGGCCCAGGCCATCCACCTTGCTGTGAAGCGTGCCCGCGTTTCATTGTTCTTTGGTGGTGGCCGCGAGTTCACGGACGACGAAGCGGACATGGTGCTCGACTCCCCGCAGGGCCAGCACATCGCCCAGATGATGAAGTTCTCAGCTGTGGGAACCAAGGACGTGGTGCGCGATTACCTGGACGAGTTTGCGGCGTTCGCTGACGCCGACGAGCTGATTGTGGCGCACCAGAGCATCGGAACCGAAGAGCGTTTGCGGTCCGTGGAGCTGGTGGCCGAGGTCGCTGGCTTGGTTCCCGCATAA
- a CDS encoding ABC transporter substrate-binding protein yields MARFAAKTGVTAALAATALLGLAACSDPGATAATGASAPASSSSTKEFNLTPQQDRIKVTVDSAAAALVPDAIKADGKLTVVTTGGTPPLSTFATDNKTLIGSEVDIAYAVGESLGLQVEVLPVAWADWPLGVESGKYEAVLSNVTVTEARKEKFDFATYRNDLLGFYAKSDADISPIKEAKDVAGKRIIVGSGTNQEAILVRWDEENKKNGLKPVEFQYYDDDSASQLALQSGRADLTFGPNASAAYKAAKDGKTKEVGTLEGGWPLKAEIAFTTQKGNGLAVAAQAALNTLIKDGNYGKILDRWGLSSEAIPASELNPAGLPKK; encoded by the coding sequence ATGGCACGTTTTGCAGCCAAGACCGGCGTCACCGCGGCGCTGGCCGCCACCGCTTTGCTCGGGCTCGCGGCCTGCTCGGACCCGGGTGCGACGGCGGCGACAGGGGCGTCCGCTCCGGCGTCGAGCTCTTCGACCAAAGAGTTCAACCTGACCCCGCAGCAGGACCGCATCAAGGTGACGGTGGACTCCGCCGCGGCTGCCCTGGTTCCGGACGCCATCAAGGCCGACGGCAAGCTGACCGTGGTGACCACCGGCGGCACTCCCCCGTTGAGCACCTTCGCCACGGACAACAAAACCCTGATCGGCAGTGAAGTGGACATCGCTTATGCTGTGGGCGAGAGCTTGGGGCTGCAGGTTGAGGTTCTTCCCGTGGCCTGGGCTGACTGGCCGCTGGGCGTCGAGTCCGGCAAGTACGAGGCTGTGCTCTCCAACGTGACCGTCACCGAGGCCCGCAAGGAGAAGTTCGACTTCGCCACCTACCGCAACGACCTCCTGGGCTTCTACGCCAAGTCCGACGCCGACATCTCTCCCATCAAGGAAGCCAAGGACGTAGCCGGCAAGCGCATCATCGTCGGCTCGGGCACCAACCAGGAAGCCATCCTGGTCCGCTGGGATGAGGAGAACAAGAAGAACGGCTTGAAGCCGGTTGAGTTCCAGTATTACGACGACGACTCCGCCTCCCAGCTGGCCCTCCAGTCAGGCCGTGCGGACCTCACGTTCGGGCCCAACGCTTCGGCAGCTTACAAGGCAGCCAAGGATGGCAAGACCAAGGAAGTGGGCACCCTCGAAGGTGGTTGGCCGCTGAAGGCCGAAATCGCCTTCACTACGCAGAAGGGCAACGGCCTGGCCGTGGCTGCCCAGGCCGCGCTTAACACCCTCATCAAGGATGGTAACTACGGCAAGATCCTGGACCGCTGGGGCCTCTCTTCGGAGGCCATTCCCGCGTCCGAACTGAACCCGGCAGGCCTGCCCAAAAAGTAG
- a CDS encoding threonine/serine dehydratase: MVTREEVEAAYSRTAGWVRHTPLAESGDQEPYHLWFKCEYMQHTGSFKARGAFNRLLTAKENGELDPAVGVVVASGGNAGLANAYAAAKLGVPATVFVPESAPANKVHKLYAIGATVVQSGAEYAEAYAAAVRFAEEKGAVYCHAYDQPEIVAGAGGVGLELLDELPDVDTILVAVGGGGLMGGIAAAAEGRAHVVGVEPETVPTLHTALAKGEPVDVAVSGIAADSLGARRIGEIGFGVARRTGVQSVLVTDEDIIQARRALWEKHRIVVEHGAAAAYAALLSGAYTPRAGETVAVILCGANTDPAHF, encoded by the coding sequence ATGGTCACACGCGAAGAAGTAGAAGCAGCGTACTCACGTACAGCGGGCTGGGTCCGCCATACGCCCCTTGCCGAGAGCGGCGACCAGGAGCCGTACCACCTGTGGTTCAAATGCGAATACATGCAGCACACAGGCTCCTTCAAAGCCCGTGGCGCATTTAACCGCCTCCTCACAGCGAAGGAAAACGGCGAGCTGGACCCGGCAGTCGGCGTCGTGGTGGCGTCCGGCGGCAACGCAGGCCTGGCCAATGCTTACGCGGCAGCCAAACTCGGAGTCCCGGCAACGGTGTTCGTCCCGGAGTCCGCACCGGCGAACAAAGTCCACAAGCTCTATGCCATTGGTGCCACCGTGGTCCAAAGCGGCGCGGAGTACGCCGAAGCCTACGCGGCTGCCGTGCGCTTTGCCGAGGAGAAGGGCGCGGTCTACTGCCATGCCTACGACCAACCGGAGATTGTGGCCGGCGCCGGTGGGGTGGGGCTTGAACTGCTGGATGAATTACCCGACGTCGACACGATCCTCGTTGCTGTTGGCGGTGGCGGATTGATGGGCGGCATTGCGGCCGCGGCAGAGGGCAGGGCGCACGTTGTGGGCGTCGAACCGGAAACAGTTCCAACTTTGCATACGGCGTTGGCCAAGGGAGAACCCGTGGACGTGGCTGTCTCCGGGATCGCCGCTGATTCCCTGGGTGCCCGGCGTATCGGCGAGATCGGTTTTGGAGTTGCCCGCCGCACGGGTGTCCAGAGTGTCCTGGTCACGGACGAGGACATCATCCAAGCGCGTCGTGCCTTGTGGGAGAAACACAGGATCGTGGTGGAACACGGCGCTGCCGCAGCCTACGCGGCGTTGCTGTCCGGCGCCTACACCCCACGGGCGGGCGAAACCGTGGCAGTGATCCTCTGCGGGGCCAACACGGACCCCGCCCACTTCTAA
- a CDS encoding GNAT family N-acetyltransferase — protein sequence MSADFALRPAVASDAAWIAELRAVVMRPDLERLERFDPVRVRERFLNGFQPEYTYIIHTDGVDAGVIAVRPEPDARWIEHFYVAPTHQGRGLGGAVLRHVMAASVDERPFRLNVLQGSAARHLYERHGFMLESEDPVDVFMVAPNPTPPDRRPPMR from the coding sequence ATGTCTGCCGATTTTGCCCTCCGCCCTGCCGTTGCCTCGGACGCTGCCTGGATAGCGGAGCTCCGGGCTGTGGTGATGCGCCCGGACCTTGAACGCTTGGAGCGTTTCGATCCCGTCCGTGTGCGCGAGCGCTTCCTGAACGGTTTCCAGCCGGAGTACACCTACATCATCCATACCGACGGCGTGGATGCCGGCGTCATTGCCGTTCGACCCGAGCCCGACGCGCGGTGGATCGAGCACTTCTATGTTGCTCCCACCCATCAGGGCAGGGGTTTGGGCGGTGCTGTGCTGCGGCATGTCATGGCGGCCTCCGTTGACGAACGCCCGTTCCGTTTGAACGTGCTTCAAGGCAGCGCCGCCCGCCATTTGTATGAGCGGCATGGTTTCATGCTGGAATCCGAGGACCCGGTAGATGTTTTCATGGTCGCCCCGAACCCCACGCCTCCTGACCGCCGGCCGCCCATGCGGTAG
- a CDS encoding FG-GAP repeat domain-containing protein, whose protein sequence is MGNVRASTTRLSTLSAIALAAGLLVAGAPPATADNQPTPIIDGAPYVGAELRRQYDYSYWGCRDPDGSGDAITLEWLRDGEALPEERQGETLRILPEDQGSRISMRVHPMTPGNQGCPTGTQLSAETLPVKASSRAMGWTGRGNFEPLARTHDGRLVLYPRTYTYYKGMCEGPCPAYWGSWDEPRQVGQGWNVFDIVFSPGDFDGDGFNDLLGRDAAGKLFLYPGDGEGGWLDREQVGQGWSVFNTIVGPGDFNGDGTNDVLARDAAGGLFLYPGDGDGGWLDPEQVGWGWQVMNKIITGGDMNADGAVDIFGRDRDGYLHQYPTDGEGGWEEPASLGPGWETFSEVAGIGSSSHSKYNELSAVDANGNLLSYITGASNTGLYGPYGPIGRGWNVFKELL, encoded by the coding sequence ATGGGGAACGTTCGAGCAAGCACCACACGGCTTTCAACGCTTTCAGCGATAGCTTTGGCAGCTGGACTTTTGGTCGCGGGGGCACCGCCTGCCACTGCGGACAACCAACCAACGCCAATCATCGACGGCGCCCCGTACGTGGGTGCCGAATTGCGCCGACAGTACGACTACAGCTATTGGGGCTGCAGGGATCCGGACGGCTCGGGCGACGCCATTACGTTGGAGTGGTTGCGCGACGGGGAGGCGCTCCCGGAGGAACGGCAAGGGGAAACCTTGCGGATACTCCCGGAGGACCAGGGCAGCCGCATATCGATGCGTGTGCATCCCATGACTCCCGGGAACCAAGGCTGCCCCACCGGCACTCAATTGAGCGCTGAAACCCTGCCCGTGAAAGCCTCCAGCCGGGCCATGGGGTGGACCGGCCGGGGCAACTTTGAGCCCCTCGCCCGGACCCACGACGGCAGGCTCGTCCTCTACCCACGGACCTACACGTACTACAAAGGCATGTGCGAGGGTCCCTGCCCTGCGTACTGGGGTTCATGGGACGAACCCCGCCAGGTAGGGCAAGGATGGAACGTCTTTGACATCGTCTTCTCCCCCGGCGATTTCGACGGCGACGGCTTCAACGATCTCCTCGGCCGGGACGCTGCAGGCAAACTCTTCCTCTACCCCGGCGACGGCGAGGGTGGTTGGCTCGATCGCGAGCAGGTTGGCCAGGGCTGGAGCGTCTTCAATACCATCGTGGGTCCCGGCGACTTCAACGGTGACGGCACCAACGATGTGCTGGCACGCGACGCAGCAGGTGGCCTTTTCCTGTACCCCGGCGATGGAGACGGCGGCTGGCTCGACCCCGAGCAGGTGGGCTGGGGCTGGCAGGTCATGAACAAGATCATCACCGGTGGCGATATGAACGCCGATGGTGCCGTGGACATCTTCGGACGCGACCGGGACGGCTACCTGCACCAGTACCCCACTGACGGCGAGGGCGGCTGGGAGGAACCTGCGTCCCTCGGCCCGGGGTGGGAGACGTTTTCCGAGGTCGCCGGAATCGGCAGTTCCAGCCACTCGAAATACAACGAGCTCTCTGCCGTTGACGCCAACGGCAACCTTCTCAGTTACATTACCGGCGCATCAAACACAGGGCTGTATGGCCCTTATGGGCCCATTGGCCGGGGTTGGAACGTCTTCAAGGAACTGCTCTAA
- a CDS encoding NtaA/DmoA family FMN-dependent monooxygenase (This protein belongs to a clade of FMN-dependent monooxygenases, within a broader family of flavin-dependent oxidoreductases, the luciferase-like monooxygenase (LMM) family, some of whose members use coenzyme F420 rather than FMN.) — translation MTRDIFQPSGQIQFGIFFQGVNSGTIWKTAESGSQTDFESFRRLVQTAERGKFAAFFLGEGLRLREHLGRPHALDVVGRPDAQTMLAALAAVTTNIGLVATQNTTYNDPADLAHRLSSLDLISGGRAAWNIVTTDNAWTGANFRRGGYLDHADRYRHAEAFVETAKRIWDSWETPTGPARRVLHEGQHYTVDVAPLLPRSAQYRPVLFQAGDSPEGRDFAARQADVIFSAHPKFDNAVEFRRDIVARSVAAGRGANAVQIMPASEFILAATDQEAQEKKDWVRSLQIGPQQAIAYLEQFWGRELSSYDPDGPLPEIDPVVEETSETRGSGFHGAKARQLADQWRAEAKDKGLSIRQFVTSKTARVDATFTGSYTAVADHLAEYARVGAVDGFNISPWLVPTGLDDIVNHLVPELQERGVYPTEYRGTTLRENLGLQTPVRSAESVQVP, via the coding sequence ATGACACGCGACATTTTCCAGCCGAGCGGCCAGATCCAGTTCGGTATCTTCTTCCAAGGCGTCAACTCCGGCACCATTTGGAAGACCGCAGAATCCGGTTCGCAGACGGACTTCGAGTCGTTCCGCCGGCTCGTCCAGACCGCAGAGCGCGGCAAGTTCGCTGCCTTTTTCCTGGGCGAAGGACTGCGTCTCCGCGAGCACCTTGGTCGCCCGCACGCCTTGGACGTGGTGGGCCGTCCGGACGCGCAGACCATGCTGGCCGCGCTTGCGGCAGTGACCACGAACATCGGTTTGGTAGCCACCCAGAACACCACGTACAACGATCCCGCGGACCTCGCGCACCGTTTGTCCTCCCTGGACCTCATCTCCGGTGGCCGAGCTGCGTGGAACATCGTCACCACGGACAACGCCTGGACCGGGGCGAACTTCCGCCGCGGCGGATACCTGGACCACGCCGACCGCTACCGGCACGCAGAAGCCTTTGTAGAGACCGCCAAGAGGATCTGGGATTCGTGGGAAACGCCCACGGGTCCGGCGCGGAGGGTCCTGCACGAAGGCCAGCACTACACCGTAGACGTCGCCCCCTTGTTGCCCCGAAGCGCCCAGTACCGCCCCGTGCTCTTCCAGGCCGGCGACTCACCTGAAGGCCGCGACTTCGCAGCCCGCCAGGCCGACGTGATCTTCTCCGCACATCCGAAGTTCGACAACGCCGTGGAATTCCGCCGCGATATTGTTGCCCGTTCGGTCGCAGCCGGCCGCGGGGCCAATGCCGTCCAGATCATGCCAGCCAGCGAATTCATCCTCGCCGCCACAGATCAGGAGGCCCAGGAAAAGAAGGACTGGGTTCGCAGCCTCCAGATCGGCCCGCAGCAAGCCATTGCCTACCTAGAGCAGTTCTGGGGCCGCGAGCTCTCCTCGTACGACCCCGATGGACCCCTTCCGGAGATCGATCCCGTGGTGGAAGAAACCTCGGAGACCCGCGGCAGCGGATTCCACGGCGCCAAGGCCCGGCAGCTCGCCGATCAGTGGAGGGCCGAGGCCAAGGACAAGGGCCTCTCCATCCGCCAGTTCGTCACGTCGAAGACGGCACGCGTCGACGCCACTTTCACCGGCTCCTACACCGCAGTGGCGGACCACCTGGCGGAATACGCCCGGGTTGGTGCCGTTGACGGCTTCAACATCTCGCCGTGGCTGGTCCCCACGGGCCTGGATGACATCGTGAACCACTTGGTGCCCGAACTCCAGGAACGCGGCGTCTACCCCACGGAGTACCGCGGCACCACTCTCCGCGAAAACCTGGGGCTGCAGACGCCGGTGCGCTCCGCGGAGTCGGTGCAGGTCCCATGA
- a CDS encoding LLM class flavin-dependent oxidoreductase, with amino-acid sequence MSFSNRNKAGFLAIELDGAGYENLATAVLAAESAGFHVATFTDGRVPGRANALQRAAFAGPVTRTIAVVPEVDTVYTEPFHISTQLASLDYVSGGRAGWIVTAAESPEAAAAVGRSLVQGEALAQEAAASIEVGRRLWDSWEDDAVIRDVATGRYIDVDKLHYADFETPPDFPGLGYSVKGPSIIPRPLQGQLPVLAAASLVGGGLVPADAVDAVLVSAPTPELLAAEVRDVRARLGASVAVVAELDVVLDSRGEAAAWRSLSAQETGRARFIGSAAGLTDLLDALLKEADGVRLHPAALDVELDELSRVVLPELRRRGSLRPPIQDGTFRELMGLAPAENRYATTASGASK; translated from the coding sequence GTGAGTTTCTCCAACCGCAACAAGGCCGGCTTCCTGGCCATCGAACTTGACGGCGCCGGCTATGAGAACCTTGCAACCGCCGTCCTCGCCGCCGAGTCCGCTGGCTTCCACGTGGCAACCTTCACGGACGGTCGGGTTCCCGGCCGCGCCAACGCCCTGCAGCGTGCCGCGTTCGCCGGCCCCGTCACCCGTACCATCGCGGTGGTCCCGGAAGTGGACACCGTCTACACGGAGCCATTCCACATCTCCACGCAGCTCGCGAGCCTGGACTACGTGTCCGGTGGCCGCGCCGGGTGGATTGTGACCGCAGCCGAATCGCCCGAGGCCGCTGCCGCCGTCGGACGTTCTCTTGTTCAAGGCGAGGCGCTGGCTCAGGAAGCCGCCGCGTCCATCGAGGTTGGCCGCCGGCTGTGGGACTCGTGGGAGGACGACGCCGTGATCCGCGACGTCGCCACAGGCCGGTACATCGATGTGGACAAGCTGCACTACGCGGACTTTGAAACGCCCCCCGATTTCCCGGGTCTGGGTTATTCCGTGAAGGGGCCTTCCATCATTCCGAGGCCGCTGCAGGGCCAACTGCCGGTGCTCGCTGCTGCGTCCCTGGTGGGCGGCGGCCTGGTCCCTGCCGACGCCGTTGATGCTGTCCTGGTGTCTGCGCCGACGCCCGAGCTCCTCGCCGCAGAGGTCCGTGACGTGCGTGCCCGGCTGGGTGCTTCGGTGGCCGTTGTGGCAGAGCTCGACGTCGTCCTCGACTCGCGTGGTGAAGCTGCGGCTTGGCGTTCTTTGTCTGCTCAGGAAACCGGACGGGCGCGGTTTATCGGCTCTGCCGCGGGTCTCACCGACCTTCTCGACGCGCTGCTGAAGGAGGCCGACGGCGTTCGCCTCCACCCGGCTGCCCTGGACGTGGAGCTGGATGAACTATCACGGGTAGTCCTTCCGGAACTTCGTCGCCGCGGTTCCCTGCGGCCGCCCATCCAGGACGGTACGTTCCGCGAGCTGATGGGCCTCGCCCCCGCGGAAAACCGCTATGCAACCACCGCTTCCGGCGCATCAAAGTAA
- a CDS encoding DUF1684 domain-containing protein codes for MSTHTETALEAFDEEWQEWHEAHERSRAHPHGFLAVTHLHWLSSEATRLEGAPGTWSVDADVVRVVLEPGESLQQDGVEWNTGSGKTLELGPIEERGGINLVSGDTVIEVAKRGGEYIVRPRNPQNQLLQEYQGTPAYTPNAAFAVAGTFVLFEAPRPTTVGAAVEGIQHVYEAPGEIRFTLAGEELALTAFNGHAPGSLSVLFTDQTSGKTTYAANRSLSVVPAADGSVQLDFNRAVNLPCAYTDLATCPLPPAENRLPVAIEAGEKIPYERQDQK; via the coding sequence ATGTCTACGCACACTGAAACAGCACTCGAAGCCTTTGACGAGGAATGGCAGGAATGGCACGAGGCCCATGAGCGCAGCCGTGCCCACCCGCACGGCTTCCTCGCCGTCACCCACCTGCACTGGCTCAGCAGCGAGGCAACCCGGCTGGAAGGTGCGCCGGGAACGTGGAGTGTGGACGCCGACGTCGTGCGTGTCGTCCTGGAGCCGGGCGAAAGCCTGCAGCAGGATGGGGTGGAATGGAACACCGGCTCGGGCAAAACGCTGGAGCTGGGCCCCATCGAGGAACGCGGCGGCATCAACCTGGTTTCCGGCGACACCGTGATCGAGGTGGCCAAACGTGGCGGCGAGTACATCGTTCGGCCTCGAAATCCTCAGAATCAGCTGTTGCAGGAGTACCAGGGAACACCCGCCTACACGCCCAATGCTGCGTTTGCCGTGGCCGGTACGTTTGTCCTGTTTGAGGCTCCGCGACCCACCACGGTGGGTGCCGCCGTCGAGGGCATCCAGCACGTCTACGAGGCTCCCGGTGAAATTCGTTTCACACTGGCCGGTGAGGAGTTGGCATTGACTGCGTTCAACGGTCACGCACCGGGCTCGCTGTCCGTGCTGTTCACCGACCAGACCTCCGGGAAGACCACCTACGCGGCCAACCGCTCGCTGTCCGTGGTTCCCGCAGCAGACGGCTCCGTACAGCTCGACTTCAACCGCGCCGTGAACCTGCCGTGCGCCTACACCGACCTCGCCACCTGCCCGCTGCCGCCCGCCGAAAACCGGCTTCCGGTGGCTATTGAAGCCGGCGAAAAGATCCCCTACGAACGTCAGGACCAGAAGTGA
- a CDS encoding LLM class flavin-dependent oxidoreductase: protein MKFQVLDIIPHLKNPVTGEIVSTADRLNQVVATARRAEELGFDSFSVGERHAGEFVSSSPTTVLAAIAAVTSRIRLQTGVTVLSVLDPVRVAEDYATIDQLSRGRLELVIGKGNEVLQYPLFGLSLDDQWDLLAEKYALLRTLWRKESVTWSGRFRPALTEPTTTTPRPFAGSPRIWHGSATTLTSAALAAKWGDPLFTANAIQPRENYKVLIDHYREEYERHGHDPRHQYLGSGSGAGGVFIADTTQEAIRQYGPVYEALTANRNVPGNNSPFRDIQHAVAEGPALVGSPEQVIDKILSYHSLYHHDLQSISLPTTLPFEQQLEILERFAVDVIPAVRASAPTTLWESGDPFAGRPEFAGATEADAAATVTADHALNRSDTANVYAH from the coding sequence ATGAAGTTCCAGGTCCTTGACATCATTCCTCACCTGAAAAACCCGGTGACCGGAGAGATCGTCTCCACAGCTGACCGGCTGAACCAAGTGGTGGCAACGGCCCGGCGTGCCGAGGAACTCGGCTTTGACAGCTTCTCCGTGGGGGAACGCCACGCCGGCGAGTTCGTCTCGTCCTCCCCGACGACGGTCCTCGCCGCGATCGCCGCCGTCACCAGCCGCATCCGCCTGCAGACCGGAGTCACCGTGCTCTCCGTCCTGGACCCGGTCCGGGTGGCCGAGGATTACGCCACCATCGACCAGCTGAGCCGAGGCCGCCTGGAGCTCGTGATCGGCAAAGGCAACGAAGTCCTGCAGTATCCGCTCTTTGGCCTGTCCCTGGATGACCAGTGGGACCTGCTCGCCGAGAAATACGCGCTGCTGCGCACGCTGTGGCGCAAGGAAAGCGTCACCTGGTCCGGCCGCTTCAGGCCAGCGCTCACCGAGCCAACCACGACGACGCCACGCCCCTTCGCGGGGTCGCCCCGGATTTGGCACGGCTCGGCTACAACCCTGACGTCCGCTGCGCTCGCCGCCAAGTGGGGCGACCCGCTGTTCACGGCCAACGCCATCCAGCCACGGGAGAACTACAAAGTCCTGATCGACCACTACCGCGAGGAATACGAGCGGCACGGGCACGATCCGCGGCACCAGTACCTGGGTTCGGGCAGTGGCGCAGGCGGTGTTTTCATCGCGGACACCACTCAGGAAGCCATCCGCCAGTACGGGCCTGTTTATGAAGCACTGACCGCCAACCGGAATGTCCCCGGCAACAACTCACCTTTCCGGGATATCCAGCACGCCGTGGCCGAGGGACCGGCACTGGTGGGCAGTCCGGAGCAGGTCATCGACAAGATCCTCAGCTACCACTCGCTCTACCACCACGACCTCCAATCGATCTCCCTGCCCACCACGCTGCCTTTCGAACAGCAGTTGGAGATCCTGGAACGTTTCGCGGTGGACGTCATTCCGGCCGTCCGGGCGTCGGCGCCGACCACCCTGTGGGAGTCGGGGGATCCCTTCGCGGGCCGACCCGAATTTGCCGGGGCAACCGAAGCCGACGCCGCAGCAACCGTTACAGCCGACCACGCCTTGAACAGGAGCGATACCGCCAATGTCTACGCACACTGA
- a CDS encoding ABC transporter substrate-binding protein has translation MLRKTRTFATNKSKLLALGVLPAVVLPVLAGCSDPGASAAKPESAAAKNGVVYNTSVDQNRIRAEKDTAAAGAVPATIAKDGKLTVATTAGSIPLSFHATDDKTPIGVEVDIAQLVADKLGLELDLQVTSWENWPLKTQSGDFEAVFSNVGINAARVKLFDFSTYRAAYMGFEAKKSSTYDIKGSDDISGLKISVGSGTNQEKILLAWNKELEDKGKAPATLQYYSSDADTILALSSGRTDLNLAPFPSVTYRENTRDDLKVVGKVNAGWPAETLVAATTLKGNGLAPAITDALNSTIKDGSYGKVLERWGLSEEAIPESKTVTETTFGTPAGTTK, from the coding sequence ATGCTTCGCAAGACCCGCACCTTCGCCACCAACAAAAGCAAGCTTTTGGCACTCGGTGTACTTCCCGCCGTCGTGCTTCCCGTGCTGGCCGGGTGCTCCGATCCTGGAGCGTCGGCGGCCAAGCCGGAGTCCGCAGCTGCCAAGAACGGCGTTGTCTACAACACCTCCGTGGACCAGAACCGGATCCGCGCTGAGAAGGACACCGCCGCCGCCGGCGCGGTCCCCGCAACGATCGCCAAGGACGGCAAGCTGACAGTCGCCACCACTGCCGGCTCCATCCCGTTGTCCTTCCACGCCACGGACGATAAAACGCCGATCGGTGTGGAGGTGGACATAGCCCAGCTGGTGGCCGACAAGCTCGGGTTGGAACTGGACCTTCAGGTGACGTCGTGGGAGAACTGGCCGCTCAAGACCCAGTCCGGTGACTTCGAAGCCGTATTCTCCAACGTGGGCATCAACGCAGCCCGCGTGAAGCTGTTCGACTTCTCCACCTACCGCGCCGCGTACATGGGCTTTGAAGCGAAGAAGAGCTCCACGTACGACATCAAGGGTTCGGACGACATTTCCGGGCTGAAGATCTCCGTGGGCTCCGGCACCAACCAGGAGAAGATCCTGTTGGCCTGGAACAAGGAACTCGAGGACAAGGGCAAGGCACCGGCCACCTTGCAGTACTACTCGTCCGACGCCGACACCATCCTGGCGCTCTCTTCTGGCCGCACGGACTTGAACCTGGCACCGTTCCCGTCGGTCACGTACCGCGAAAACACCCGCGACGACCTCAAGGTAGTGGGCAAAGTCAACGCCGGATGGCCGGCCGAAACGCTGGTGGCTGCCACGACACTCAAAGGCAATGGACTGGCCCCGGCCATCACCGACGCCCTGAACTCCACCATCAAGGACGGCTCCTACGGCAAGGTCCTGGAACGCTGGGGCCTCTCCGAGGAAGCCATTCCGGAGTCCAAGACCGTCACCGAAACGACGTTTGGGACCCCGGCCGGGACCACCAAATGA